The proteins below are encoded in one region of Spirochaetota bacterium:
- the trxB gene encoding thioredoxin-disulfide reductase yields the protein MKELIIIGAGPAGMAASIYAVRAGLDTLVLEKISPGGQVMLTYEIENYPGFVEPVEGWQLASNMEQQARRLGVTIESKDVEQVRKVNDVFEIKTTDGGILEARAVIAATGASLKRLGVPGESEFTGRGVSYCATCDAAFFKDMVTAVVGGGNTALEEALYLTRFASKVYLIHRRDEFRGQKILQDRVCSNPKIELVLDTVVTQVIGDEKVKTISLLNKKTNAQHQLAVDGLFIFIGFNPNTAYLPKEVLNEAGQVKVDMHMHTPIKGLFAAGDLREGSYRQVLMAAADGATASISAYEYITNKEW from the coding sequence ATGAAAGAACTTATCATTATTGGTGCCGGGCCTGCTGGTATGGCTGCATCTATCTATGCGGTGCGTGCAGGTCTTGATACGCTGGTACTGGAAAAAATATCACCTGGCGGACAGGTAATGCTGACCTATGAAATTGAAAATTATCCGGGCTTTGTTGAACCTGTTGAAGGCTGGCAGCTGGCAAGCAACATGGAACAGCAGGCACGAAGGTTAGGAGTAACCATAGAAAGCAAAGATGTGGAACAGGTGCGGAAAGTTAATGATGTATTTGAAATAAAAACAACAGATGGTGGTATCCTTGAGGCGCGTGCTGTAATTGCAGCAACTGGTGCATCACTCAAACGCTTGGGTGTTCCAGGTGAATCGGAGTTTACCGGCAGAGGTGTTTCCTATTGTGCCACCTGTGATGCAGCTTTTTTTAAGGATATGGTGACAGCCGTTGTTGGAGGTGGCAATACCGCGCTTGAGGAGGCACTGTATTTAACACGCTTTGCATCAAAGGTGTACCTTATTCACCGGCGTGATGAATTCAGGGGGCAAAAAATATTGCAGGATAGAGTGTGCTCAAATCCAAAGATTGAACTGGTTTTAGATACTGTCGTGACACAGGTTATTGGCGATGAAAAAGTAAAAACAATAAGCCTTTTGAATAAAAAAACAAACGCACAACACCAATTAGCTGTTGATGGGCTTTTTATATTTATTGGTTTCAATCCCAACACTGCATACCTGCCCAAGGAAGTTTTAAATGAAGCCGGGCAGGTTAAGGTTGATATGCATATGCACACTCCCATAAAGGGGCTTTTTGCTGCAGGTGACTTAAGGGAAGGCTCATACCGGCAGGTGCTTATGGCAGCAGCTGATGGTGCCACCGCATCAATCAGCGCGTATGAGTATATAACGAACAAAGAGTGGTGA
- the icd gene encoding isocitrate dehydrogenase (NADP(+)) → MEEIIKYGKGSIKVPDNPVVLFIEGDGTGPDIWRATKIVLDAAVKKAYGGKRTIQWQEILAGEKAFNMTGSWLPDETLEKIKKYKVAIKGPLTTPVGGGIRSINVTLRQVLKLYACVRPVRHLAGVPSPLKNPEKVDMVIFRENMEDVYAGIEWKQGTPEAKKIIDFLNNEMGQSLSYDTGIGVKPISIENTRNIVRAALRYAIDNQRSSVTIMHKGNIMKFTEGAFRDWAYQTAKEEFANYIITEDELWSTYNGKVPAGKIVIKDRIADALFQMVLLRPDEFDVIVTPNLNGDYISDALAAQVGGLGMAPGANIGDDAAVFEATHGTAPKYANQDKVNPGSLILSGEMMLRFMGWKEAADLIIKGLEKTIQQKRVTYDLERQMEGATLLKCSEFGQAVADNM, encoded by the coding sequence ATGGAAGAAATAATCAAATACGGAAAAGGCAGCATCAAAGTCCCCGACAACCCGGTAGTACTTTTTATAGAAGGCGATGGAACAGGACCCGATATCTGGCGAGCAACAAAGATTGTACTGGATGCAGCAGTTAAAAAAGCCTATGGTGGCAAACGCACCATACAATGGCAGGAAATTCTTGCTGGTGAAAAGGCATTCAATATGACTGGAAGCTGGCTTCCCGATGAAACACTGGAAAAAATTAAAAAATATAAAGTTGCCATTAAAGGCCCACTTACCACACCGGTTGGTGGTGGCATACGAAGTATTAATGTTACATTGCGTCAGGTGCTTAAACTGTATGCATGTGTGAGGCCGGTGCGCCATCTGGCTGGCGTACCAAGCCCGCTGAAAAATCCTGAAAAAGTTGATATGGTTATATTCAGAGAAAACATGGAAGATGTGTATGCAGGCATTGAATGGAAGCAGGGCACTCCTGAAGCAAAAAAGATCATTGATTTTTTAAACAACGAAATGGGCCAGTCATTAAGCTATGATACTGGCATTGGGGTAAAACCTATAAGCATAGAAAATACAAGAAATATCGTGCGGGCAGCACTGCGCTATGCTATTGACAACCAGCGCTCAAGCGTCACAATAATGCATAAAGGCAACATAATGAAATTTACCGAAGGTGCATTCCGCGACTGGGCATACCAAACAGCAAAAGAAGAATTTGCAAACTACATCATCACCGAAGATGAGCTGTGGTCTACCTATAACGGCAAGGTACCTGCAGGTAAAATTGTTATTAAAGACCGCATTGCAGACGCCCTTTTTCAGATGGTGCTACTGAGACCTGATGAGTTTGATGTGATTGTGACACCAAATTTAAATGGCGACTATATTTCTGATGCGCTGGCTGCGCAGGTTGGTGGTCTTGGCATGGCACCAGGTGCAAACATTGGCGATGATGCAGCAGTATTTGAAGCAACACACGGTACTGCACCTAAGTACGCCAATCAGGACAAAGTTAATCCAGGCTCGCTTATCTTATCTGGCGAAATGATGCTTCGCTTTATGGGCTGGAAGGAAGCTGCGGATTTAATCATAAAAGGATTGGAAAAAACCATTCAGCAAAAGCGCGTGACCTATGACTTAGAACGGCAGATGGAAGGCGCTACCCTTCTTAAATGTTCTGAGTTTGGTCAGGCAGTTGCCGATAACATGTAA
- a CDS encoding PIN domain-containing protein — MCSVVRGELEYGARKSNNPEKTLAILKEFLACFPEISYDSSAAECYGIIRAELEKQGTPIGPYDMQIAAIALANNFTLVTHNIKEFQRIKNLRIEDWE; from the coding sequence ATATGTTCTGTTGTAAGAGGTGAACTTGAATATGGTGCAAGGAAAAGCAATAATCCTGAAAAAACTTTAGCAATCTTAAAAGAATTCCTTGCATGTTTTCCTGAAATCAGCTATGATTCATCAGCAGCTGAATGCTATGGTATTATACGAGCTGAATTAGAGAAACAGGGCACTCCCATTGGTCCATATGATATGCAAATTGCTGCTATAGCTCTTGCAAATAACTTTACACTTGTAACACATAATATCAAAGAATTCCAACGCATTAAAAACTTACGTATTGAAGATTGGGAATAG
- a CDS encoding FGGY-family carbohydrate kinase → MAKNSELILSIDAGTQSIRAIVFNLQGNVVDIVKTPIEPYFSNYPGWAEQDPEYYWKTLCTTTKKLLAKGKVKKDNIRGVTLTTQRDTVINVDKNGKPLRPAIVWLDQRRADKSIVTLPWYIKAGLKLVNMLDAVEYFITEAEANWIRQYQPEIWEKTHKFLFLSGFFTYRLTGDFVDSTGCQVGFIPFDYKTQDWAPASDLKWKLFPMSRDTLVRLVKPTEVLGYITKKACNETGIPQGLPLIAGAADKACEVLGSGCLTPNIACLSYGTTATVETTNTNYVEIIPFFPPYPSAVPGAYNTEVMVYRGFWMLSWFVKEFGAREELQAKKMGLKPEALFDRLVKEVPPGSMGLTLQPYWSPGVKIPGPEAKGAIIGFGDVHTRVHIYRAILEGLAYALREGAERTQKRNKVPIEKLRVSGGGAQSDVAMQLTADIFNLPAERPHTFETSALGAAIDAAVGLKLYPDFKTAVSAMTRVGKVFYPNPKDVAIYDKLYKKVYKRLYDRLQPLYQDIRDITGYPEKR, encoded by the coding sequence ATGGCTAAAAATTCAGAACTTATTTTGTCTATTGATGCTGGAACACAGTCCATACGGGCAATAGTCTTTAATTTACAGGGGAATGTTGTTGATATAGTAAAAACTCCCATAGAGCCATATTTTAGTAATTACCCCGGCTGGGCCGAGCAGGACCCTGAATATTACTGGAAAACGCTATGCACAACTACCAAAAAGCTATTAGCTAAAGGGAAAGTAAAAAAGGATAATATCCGTGGTGTTACGCTTACCACTCAACGCGATACGGTGATTAATGTGGATAAAAATGGCAAGCCACTGAGGCCTGCTATTGTATGGCTTGATCAGCGCAGGGCTGACAAGTCAATTGTTACGTTGCCATGGTATATCAAAGCAGGATTAAAACTTGTAAACATGCTTGATGCTGTAGAATATTTTATTACGGAGGCTGAAGCAAACTGGATACGTCAGTACCAGCCAGAAATATGGGAAAAGACACATAAGTTTTTATTTCTTTCCGGGTTTTTTACATACAGATTAACCGGTGATTTTGTTGATTCAACAGGCTGCCAGGTAGGGTTTATTCCGTTTGATTACAAGACTCAGGATTGGGCACCTGCTTCAGATCTAAAGTGGAAGCTTTTCCCCATGAGCAGGGATACTCTGGTGCGGCTGGTAAAACCCACTGAAGTTTTAGGTTATATAACCAAAAAAGCTTGTAATGAAACAGGGATACCACAGGGTTTGCCACTTATTGCAGGTGCAGCTGATAAAGCATGCGAGGTATTAGGTTCGGGTTGCTTAACGCCAAACATTGCCTGTTTAAGCTATGGTACCACTGCCACGGTGGAAACAACCAATACGAACTATGTGGAAATAATCCCCTTCTTCCCGCCATATCCAAGCGCGGTGCCCGGGGCCTATAATACAGAGGTAATGGTGTACAGGGGCTTCTGGATGTTAAGCTGGTTTGTAAAGGAGTTTGGAGCGCGCGAAGAACTGCAGGCTAAAAAGATGGGTTTAAAACCTGAAGCGCTTTTTGACAGACTGGTTAAGGAAGTGCCACCAGGCTCAATGGGGCTTACACTACAGCCATACTGGTCACCCGGGGTTAAGATTCCCGGTCCTGAAGCTAAAGGTGCAATCATTGGATTTGGTGATGTTCACACCCGTGTACACATTTACCGTGCAATACTTGAAGGGTTAGCATACGCACTGCGTGAGGGTGCAGAACGTACACAGAAGCGAAATAAGGTGCCTATTGAAAAACTGCGGGTATCCGGAGGTGGTGCCCAGAGTGATGTGGCAATGCAGCTTACTGCTGATATTTTTAACCTTCCAGCCGAGCGCCCCCATACGTTTGAAACATCAGCGCTTGGTGCTGCTATAGATGCCGCAGTGGGTTTGAAGCTGTATCCTGATTTTAAAACCGCTGTGAGTGCTATGACACGGGTTGGTAAGGTGTTCTACCCCAATCCAAAGGATGTAGCTATCTATGATAAGCTATATAAAAAAGTTTATAAAAGGTTGTACGACAGATTACAACCGTTATATCAGGATATACGTGATATAACAGGCTATCCGGAAAAGCGATAG
- a CDS encoding nucleotidyltransferase domain-containing protein, producing the protein MIKSKKLTPYEEQLISRFIDYITGYNEVTGVVLYGSRSKGLSNEYSDVDVAVIVEQLSDFKRLEKLIEQWIIDNSPEILVHFLVVDTNSLDTSAIGKEIKKGYTLWLRQHRD; encoded by the coding sequence ATGATAAAAAGCAAAAAATTAACACCATACGAAGAACAATTAATTTCACGCTTTATAGATTATATAACAGGTTATAATGAGGTAACAGGTGTTGTTTTGTATGGTTCACGAAGCAAAGGACTTAGCAATGAATACAGTGATGTAGATGTTGCAGTTATTGTAGAGCAACTATCAGATTTTAAAAGGCTTGAGAAATTAATTGAGCAATGGATTATTGATAATTCACCGGAAATACTAGTTCATTTTCTTGTTGTTGATACCAACAGTTTGGATACATCTGCAATTGGCAAAGAAATTAAAAAGGGTTATACACTATGGTTGAGACAACACAGGGATTAG
- a CDS encoding Lrp/AsnC family transcriptional regulator — translation MKPYSIDKLGEDILEILSNDAKATPEDIAKQLNVSVDRVQKYIKKLEKDRIILRYKTHINWQRIKQHEVRALIEVKVTPQRGVGFDSVAEIIYRFPEVTSVYLLSGGYDLLVLVEGPSLREVASFVAEKLATIDHVQSTVTHFMLKKYKEDGDILVDQHEGKRLPVSF, via the coding sequence ATGAAACCATATTCAATTGATAAATTAGGTGAAGACATTCTGGAAATTTTATCCAATGATGCAAAAGCAACGCCAGAAGATATAGCAAAGCAACTTAATGTAAGTGTTGACAGGGTACAAAAATATATAAAGAAACTGGAAAAAGACCGTATCATCCTGCGATATAAAACACATATTAACTGGCAACGTATAAAACAGCATGAAGTGCGGGCGCTCATAGAAGTAAAGGTTACACCACAACGCGGTGTTGGGTTTGACTCAGTTGCTGAGATTATCTACCGTTTTCCTGAGGTTACTTCCGTGTATCTTCTGTCCGGCGGTTATGATTTGCTTGTGCTGGTTGAAGGGCCATCTCTGCGTGAAGTTGCATCTTTTGTTGCTGAAAAGCTAGCAACAATTGACCACGTGCAGTCAACTGTAACGCATTTTATGCTGAAAAAGTATAAGGAAGATGGTGACATCCTTGTTGATCAGCATGAGGGCAAACGCTTGCCGGTAAGTTTTTAA
- a CDS encoding N-formylglutamate amidohydrolase: MKKPYLFIIPHGGYKVPDELAELCILSQLELFFEADTGATECFKLKELGTVISTPVHRLFIDVDRDPYMLPPKSHNGVIKTATSQKKQIFPAGIFPDEIAIAGMIKRYWFPFHTKIEQALGTSRFIVVCHTVAPVAPPIATDAGSPRPIITLEHITSNGSDITTCDETLTIKLLGILQKAFASEKYTVTTPFSIARPSKRYIMYKYAKHLLPIIRISLSKALFVNEKYFDPQTLTIDPDRIQSIQQRLYECFDTFTRFM, from the coding sequence ATGAAAAAACCATATCTTTTTATCATACCTCATGGTGGTTACAAAGTACCTGATGAACTGGCTGAGTTATGTATACTTAGCCAGTTAGAATTATTTTTTGAAGCTGATACAGGGGCAACTGAATGCTTTAAACTGAAAGAATTAGGCACTGTGATAAGCACTCCTGTTCACCGGCTGTTTATTGATGTTGACCGTGATCCTTATATGCTCCCGCCAAAATCACATAATGGTGTTATCAAGACAGCTACCTCACAGAAAAAACAAATTTTTCCAGCGGGGATATTCCCTGACGAGATTGCAATTGCTGGCATGATTAAACGATACTGGTTCCCCTTCCATACCAAAATTGAACAGGCACTGGGAACAAGCCGTTTTATTGTTGTATGTCACACGGTTGCACCTGTTGCACCACCGATTGCTACTGATGCCGGAAGCCCCCGCCCCATTATTACGCTTGAGCATATCACCAGCAATGGAAGTGATATTACAACCTGTGATGAAACACTCACAATAAAGTTATTGGGAATTTTACAGAAGGCTTTTGCCAGTGAAAAATATACTGTTACCACACCCTTTAGTATTGCCAGGCCTTCAAAGCGTTACATCATGTACAAATACGCAAAACATTTATTGCCAATCATTCGGATTTCACTGTCAAAAGCATTGTTTGTAAACGAAAAATATTTTGACCCGCAAACCCTCACCATTGACCCTGATCGTATCCAGAGCATACAGCAAAGACTCTATGAATGTTTTGATACGTTTACACGTTTTATGTAA
- a CDS encoding endonuclease, with translation MHIVNKIYQQLLSHYGPQHWWPGETQFEVTIGAILAQNVSWTNAAKAIGNLKKHNLLNPQKLFKKKVEAIAPLIKSSGYYNQKAGAIASFLRWFAHYNFNFEMLQTLPTETLRTQLLSLHRIGPETADSILLYALDRKIFVVDAYTKRIFTRVGLLAGTEDYTAVQQFFHQHFEGTVYDYNEYHALIVKHGKDVCTKKPHCDECCIAKLCRKV, from the coding sequence ATGCACATCGTAAACAAAATTTATCAACAGTTACTATCGCACTATGGGCCGCAGCACTGGTGGCCGGGTGAAACTCAATTTGAAGTAACTATCGGTGCAATACTGGCACAAAATGTTTCATGGACCAATGCTGCAAAAGCAATTGGAAATCTTAAAAAACATAATCTTTTGAACCCACAAAAGCTTTTCAAAAAAAAGGTGGAGGCGATAGCTCCTTTAATAAAATCTTCAGGCTATTATAACCAGAAAGCAGGTGCCATTGCATCATTTTTACGCTGGTTTGCACACTACAATTTTAACTTTGAAATGCTGCAAACGCTTCCCACCGAAACGTTGCGTACACAGTTGCTATCGCTACACCGTATTGGACCTGAGACTGCTGATTCAATATTGTTGTATGCACTGGATAGAAAAATATTTGTGGTGGATGCCTACACAAAGCGCATATTCACGCGTGTTGGTCTTTTAGCAGGTACTGAAGATTATACCGCAGTGCAACAATTCTTTCATCAACACTTTGAAGGCACAGTATACGACTATAATGAATATCATGCCTTAATAGTAAAACATGGCAAAGATGTGTGTACTAAAAAACCACACTGTGATGAGTGTTGTATTGCCAAGTTGTGTAGAAAAGTGTAA